Proteins encoded in a region of the Raphanus sativus cultivar WK10039 chromosome 8, ASM80110v3, whole genome shotgun sequence genome:
- the LOC130498803 gene encoding uncharacterized protein LOC130498803 encodes MSRLHHSDYPALDLNGDNYLDWAMNTSADLKSKGLGKCIKYGNDTLAYERSRAVLIMRKHLVKDLYDECSYINDPYDLWSRLNTMFFEPLLDESMKEWKALRFHDYESVDDYHFDLMRITYSLKLCGEAITNYDLLSKTRDTIHSKEVLLSHKAKGFTTYYDLLSYLSALEKKKQKRKVNLDKLDYVMEISAEYQCEMIYGDAEEAKKRKFGWTHIDDEIGLFIE; translated from the coding sequence atgtcgagactccatcactcggattacccagcccttgatctcaatggagacaattaccttgattgggcgatgaacacttcagccgatttaaagtctaaaggacttgggaagtgtatcaaatacggcaatgatacccttgcatatgaaaggagtagagctgttttgataatgagaaagcatctcgtgaaggatctgtatgatgagtgcagttacatcaacgatccttacgatctctggtcgagattgaacaccatgttcttcgagccattactagatgagtccatgaaagaatggaaggctctgaggttccatgattatgaatccgtggatgactatcactttgatcttatgagaatcacctatagtcttaaactatgtggtgaagcgataacaaactatgacttgttaagcaagactcgtgacacgatccattcaaaggaagtgttgttatcacataaggctaaaggtttcacaacctattacgaccttctctcatacctttcagctcttgagaaaaagaagcagaaaaggaaagtcaacctcgacaaactcgactatgttatggagataagtgccgagtatcaatgtgagatgatatacggtgatgctgaagaagctaagaaaagaaaattcgggtggactcatatagatgatgagattggtttattcattgaatag